Sequence from the Equus quagga isolate Etosha38 chromosome 15, UCLA_HA_Equagga_1.0, whole genome shotgun sequence genome:
gccagcccagtggcgcagtgcttaagttcacacattccactttggtggcctggggttcaccggctTGAATGCTGGGtgtgaacctatgcactgcttgtcaagccatgctgcagcaggcatcccacatataaagtagaggaagatgggcatggatattagctcagggccagtcttcctcagcaaaaaagaggaggattggcagcagatgttagctcagagctcatcttcctcaaaaaaaaaaaaaaaattggaaagaaaaactgaaaaaaaaatctagtgggtaggaatcatattttatttttatagtagtaataataaaaatagatgctatttactgagcacctaaaGTGCTTAGCATACTGTGCTAGACACTTTACACATAACATTAATACTTACAACCTTATAGATAtaaaaaaatgaggctcagaaaaagttaagtaacttgcctgaagtcacacaaaGCAGCAAAGTTAGCATTCGAACCAAAGCTCACGTCATTCTCTATGCACTGCACTCTCTCTGCATATCACAAAAATTCAGAATAAAGTACACATGTGCCCTCTAAGAGCAGTAAGTTCAAAAGAGTACTGattatgaatgaatgataaaaaatGCCTAGAGCATAAGAGACCTTCAGAAGGGAACAATCAGTACACAACAATAACCTACATATATCTTACCTCCAATCCTAATATACTCATGCAGATCTACTAATATGCTGCTCTCATTCCAAATGAAGTTGAAAGAAAGGCAAATGCCTACCAGGTTTCACATTCTACGTTACAACAGAAATGCTCCCCAAAGCAGCAGCACAGGAGGAAAAGGGGGTTGGCCTAGGGTGGCAAAGGTGAAAACTTAAGTATTAAGTAGATACTGTTAAAGATTGGGGAAGGGAcagcaaaagaacagaaaaaaaagagatcaaaaggaaaaaaaaaaggagtcaaagatagaaaaagtagacgaaaacaaaaattacaacaTAAATAGGAAGACAAAATTCAGTACTAAGCCAtgacataaataagaaaaacagagttGAGTCTCCCTTAAAGAGCACAGTTGGGCCAGAACATCAATGATTCCTAACTTCGCAGAAGTGAACTGATCCACTGTAATGTGTGATTAGAGCCAAGTTCTTCAGAATGGGTTTTCCATCAAAGTGTGGCtctaaatatgttcaaagaaaaaaaatagctagAAGGAGAGCAGAGTTGGAAAATTTAAAGGTATACAATAAAAATGCCCAAAAGCAGACAGTTCTTCATTGAGGTCATTCATCAATAACTTCAAATCTTATTCATGGCTGCCAATTatcaagatatttaaaaactattcttttattctcttcttttacccacatttatttcagaaattatgaaaaaaaaaaaacctatctgAATCCCTAAAATTACATCCTTTCTTAAATACTGGTTAGTGAAACTGGATATCAGCACACCCTCTCAATGAACCATCTCACAGCGGTAGAGAAGAGAGTGTAAGCCGCAGGAATGGGACAGGAGGTACCTATCCTTTCCAACGAAGTCAGGATCTCTCAGGGCTTCATTTTCTCACTGTCAACCTCTTAAATGGTCTTTTTTAAGTAAGCCATATTATTGCTTACTGCTTTCTGGTTTCACCTATAAGTACTCTGCTTtctgaaaagctgaaaataaattcGGAATTTCAGCAACAAAGTGAAGATCTGGATTCTGGGCTTTGCAAAACTgtactaaaatatttcaaagcatgaagatatattttatacacatgaATATAGATTTTATCTATTAGATCAAAAAAGGCTCCAGAAAATTATGAATTCATCCTCCTAGAGCACTAAAGAATGAGAGTGagatgagggaaaaataaaggagagagaagtatGAGAGCATGACGGTTTAGTGAGCAGGCAGCAGTTCACTAGTGGACAGCAGTTTATTGGTTTCTCTCAGCAGTGAAGTCTCCTCCTCTTGGGCGGTTTGCACTGTGGCTGCAGCTGCGTACCTTTGGTGGTATCAGATATGCTATTTAACAAGGCACACATCATATCTCCCTCTAAGTGGTGAGGGTTTAGTATATGTGCTGGCCTCTGAGTCTTCTTAAATTGATTCTCTAGCTCCAGAAATCCTTGATCTCCTGAGAGGATGGTGAAAGGAATTTGCTTGGGTAGTTGTTCATCTAGACGGCCAGCCTAAGTTGGAACAAATGGCATGTGTTGACAAAAATTAGCATTTGAGTTTCAAGTCAGGTTACATCTATTTCAGAATGAACACATCATAGAAAGGTATATTTAGCTTATTCCCTAGCTCCCACTAAAGTATAATATAAAGATCTTCATAAATGAAATATACCACATTTAACCAAATATAAAATGCCAACAAGTATAAGATAGCTATTTCatgtaccactaagaaagaaagcCAAAAGGAGTCAAACAGGAGGCCCCCACACAAAGCTGGAACGCTGAAAGGGCTACACACTCAATCTCAGGGTAAGTCAGAAATCGATCTGTCATAGAGAAAAGGTCAGCAAGGTTATTTGCATAACGCAATCTAGCactggaaagacagaaaaagaaatgccttGTAGTTCAAAACAAGCAGCAGTCAACAGGTTTGCAGAATTGCCATTTGCAAAATTCGTGTTATCGGTGTGATACATAAACACTTAAGCagagaatttaatttaaactGGGTctcagtttggtagtttctctAGGTGACTGGCAGAGacaaaagcaaatgcaaatctCATCTAGACCAACAGTGATTATGACAGCGACTCCCAATTTGAGAGATGTTAAAGTGTGGGAGTGTCGGAGAACAGATCAAGTAGTGTCATATCTTGCTCATGTATTCCACAAATAGTTGAAGGTCGACTATGCGTAGCGGAGAGTCTGCTAGAACTTGGGGATAGAGCCGTACATAAGTATCTACGGACTCCCGTCCTCATCAGCCATAAGTGGAACCTGATGCAGAAGATTTTATACAGAAATACAGCAGTGAAGAATGAGCTACAGTCATTATGATTcaagtgggggaaaaaatccagaCGGGTCCTAGATTTGCATTAGATTTTGAATAAAACAATGACTCACATGCATACATATGGCAAAATCAGCAGCGTCTTTTCTTTTACTACAGCGAGGATGAAGGAAGAAGCACCCAATTCTATTCAGGTAATTATAGATCTTACAGTTGAGTGGAGGCTTCCAATTGGTGTTTCCTCCTATTGTTTTTAGAAAAGGCATAAGTGATAGTCAAACAATAGggaaaagaaataactgaaaagtctatcaaggaaaaaaaattctagaaaaaaaacttttctagGGGGAAAATACTAGATGAGAAGGAGGAACAATGCAGTTCTAGTGCAGATATCACCACCTTGTTGTTTTACAACCTTGGGAAAGTAGACCAACTTCCCTGAATCTGCCTATTCATCTGAAAATTCCCAGTGATGTTACGGAGAATCAAAACTAATGGGTGTGAAAATGCTTTGAAGGGTACCATTCTATGTGAATAGAAGCATTAGCAGTTTTTTACATCCAGGTCAAGGCTGTACGGCGGATAGAAATGATGGACAACCAGCAAAGCCAGACTTACTGAAAGGTTGTGCTGGCTACTTTATCCAGGCCAGTATGTTTCTATCCTAAATCCCAATCCTCCTCTGTCTATGCTGTTTCCCATCAAACATGAAGTATATCAGACGCTCACTAAACTTTTGTAAATCAAAGAAGTCTCTCTCCCAGGTTCGGTCAATGGTTTGTAAAGAGATTTAGATGAAGGTACACATATTGATGAATAGTAAGGTTGAACTGAAGAGGCAGTTATGGCATGTTGAAAATAACACTAGTCCTGTAGCCATAAAGCCCAAGTTCAAAAGCTAACTCTactatttattagttttatactttggaaaaaattaacttctcagcctatttccttatattttatttttttatttttaaaggttttatttttccttttcctcccaaagcccctcaatacatagttgtgtatttttagttgtgggtccttctagttgtggcatgtgggacgctgcctcagcatggcctgatgagcagtgccatgtctgcgcccaggattcgaagtggcgaaaccctgggctgccaaagcagagtacgtgaacttaaccgctcagccacggggcctccttatattttaaaagggagGTAACCATAATAATCAACAAGCCTGTGTTAGTACCAagtacagtacctggcacactgAAGGTGTTTATTTAGTCtgctttttttaataaacagaataaagGTTTTTTGAATCTGTACCTAAAGATCCACAAACTTTCGGTAACCAAACAGAGCTAATATTTAGCATAGAGAAAcgtaaagagaaaaacattctaGCAGAATAACTATAATGCAAACTGACAATATTCCAATTATGTTCCTATGTTGTATTAAGCAAAGTTCAAGAGGGGTCCTTTTAAAGTGAAgcatatttgaagagaaaaaaaaagggggaggttGTCTCAAATGTTTCCCTTACTAACCATACCTTGAAAGCCCCAAATAAACGTTCCTTGGTTAAGATGCCCTGGTAGATGACCAAAAAAGTTTGACCAGTTATCAAAATCTACAAAGACTATATGAGTCATGGTTCGCAGGTAATCCAAATCTGGAAGCTCAACATCTTCTTCatctgagaagagaaaaatagtaacacAAGTTTGGTGAGAAttagctaaaaatattttaatttctaaagtttaAAACATATTAGAGAAccaatatgcaaaaatattagtCTTGCACGTTATTCATTTCTATCTGAACCTTTTCGTGCAATCCAAACCTGTACATGACACAGTACACATATAAGATTAAAATTTTCCTGAGTATTTCAGAAATTTGATTATCCTTTCTATAAATATACGCCATTGTTCctaaactttctttaaaagtcatttataaaaggaatttttaaaataattaatatactgGAAGAACTAGAAGACCAAGTTTTAAAGCTAAATAACCAAAGACTTGCACCatccatcaaaataaaatttcaaggtTACCTGCTAAGAACTTTCTCCCCgccagaatttcattcttttcctaatCTAGACTGAACTATTATTAGCCCTCTGGCTCTGTGATTAGATATCCTCCAGAGCAGAAATGAGGTAACTTACAGTCCTGCTGCCATAATGTGGGGCACAGTGGGTACCAGTGGCACACCAGCACCTCCCACCATAAGCACATCTTTCCTGGCTCTCTCAGCTTCTTTCACCGTTCACCATTCTCCAACTCTTGTTCTCCCTCCCTTTAccttctttcttacttttctaCCTTGACAAGGCCTTAAAGCTTCTAGCGGTAGCAAtgcaaatcttaaaatttttaattatttttaaaataaatagcttCTACTCCACCTAAAAGAGACACCCTCAAGTATACTACTGCCATCCCCTCCCATTTCCAAGCCACCCATcttattataactttttaaaaaattctcagtaaTTGTAGATTTAGCTACTACAATTATCTTCTCTCAAACACAGACCaactggcaagccatgctgtggcaggcgtcccacatataaagtagaggaagatgggcatggatgttagctcagggccagtcttccttagaaaaaaagaggaggattggcagcagttagctcagggctaatcttcctcaaaaaaaaaaaaaatcacagaccAACAAACACTAACTCCCAAAAAGTgatcagaagagaaaagaaaagcacaagggAACATAAAGCAGTGTGACCACTGTTTCACTGTTGGAAGCAGTTAAACGGGTCTGTAGTATGCCATTTAACAATTTCTCAAACATGCTGTGATTAAGGTGATGCTGGGATCTATATAGGCTACAGAGCAAGCCTGTAAAGTCAGCggttcataaaaatattttattagctgAACATTTCACATATCTTCATTGTCTCCACTCTACTTCTATAACTTactgagttaatatttatttaaaaaatatacttaaaattatactctaaacaaaacaaattatacttctaaacaaaagaaaaacactgtactCTTTCCGGCTGACTTAAGCTCATTATATGGAAAAAGGGAAGTCTAGACTAAGTACAAACAAGAGGATTCACAGCTCAATTTGCTCCTTCGTTTACTGCTACCATTTGTAACTCTACATCTAATTGCTATTTTAACTGTAAGAAAAAGCTTTGCTtctaagaaaaacataaaaaaatacaaattctgaaGTGACCTTTAAGATTTCTCATACTTACAGAATAAGgccaaaatagaaacaaaaagcactgacttatctttttaataaacgTAAAtctaaatgataagaaaaatctaaatgatAGTAATCTCCAGGACGGCTTTCGAATCTAACTTTCAGAAAGACTAtcaattttcttcctcctctcaaaATTCTCATGtcttttgtaaaagaaaagaaaaagttatctaaaatacattattattggGGCCGGTCCAATGGCACattggttaagtgtgcacattccgctgtggcggcccggggttcaccagttcggatcccgagtgcagacatggcactgctttgcaagccatgctgtggtaggcgttccacatataaagtagaggaagatgggcacggatgtttgctcagggccagtctttctcagcaaaaagaagaagattggcagcagatgttagctcaggggtaatcttcctcaaaaaaaataaaataaaatacattattatttaaagCTAACATATACAAATTACTAACATTAAATGACTAATGTATCATCCTGTTTCTTACTTCAAAATTGAATCATTATTAGCTTTCACAAAAATGATGGCCACAATACATGTATGTTTCTATATCCATATGTGGAATTTGCATTAGACTTGTAAAGCCATACCTATATTCTGAGAGCTTAGGTCATTCTCGGCTCCTTTCTCCACGTCTGAACTTTTTGGACAGCTTACTGCCTGTTTCGGTTTTCTCTCTGTGCGTGAGGTACTGGCAGCAAACTTGTAGAGGCTTGTTTTTTCAGATCCAAAATGAGCCACACTAGGTTTCTGTGAGAAGCAGTGCTTTCTATGGAAGTGCTGCTGAGCACTCTCAGGATCATGAAATGTTTTGGTGCAGGTGCCACACTTGATCACATACTGCTGCTCCTCctcactcttttcttctctgtgcacTTGATGGATATGAGTGTTCATGTCGGCTACGTTCTGTGCTGTTGCGGAACATAAACTGCAGCGAAACCACAGTGTACCTTTATCCAGCATGATTTGGAGACATCGACTATAATCTTCCTTTCTGTTGACTTTACAGATGTAACTCTCACGGCAACCACAGGTTAACAGGTTGCTGATCTCTACTACTGGAAAATCAGTCTCAGTTTTAATCGAAGTTTCAGTTTTTTCTGACACAAACACATAATCTATACTGTGGTGCTCCTTATAATGACTCAAAAACGCTTCTTCCACATTAAAGATAAGATCACAAAGCCCACAGAAGTACTTTATCTTTATCTCATTGTCATGTTCATCCTGGCAATGTCGGTACAGTGTTTCTACTTTGTGAAAAGTCTTTTTGCAATGGGCACAACTGTATCTATGGAATTGGTGACTTGCCAAAGACATGCAGTGCTGCTTTACACATTCTTGGGAATCAAACATATCTTCACAAATTCGGCATTGCCATTTACCCCTTGGAGGACGGTTCGCTGGGGAATGATCGGTAATAGTAATAGTTGAAGAAGGATTCTTAGCAGTCAAATTACTCACCAGCATTGTAGAGGATGATGCTAAAGTTTCACCTTCTACCTCATCCGTCTCATAAAAATATCTGTGTCCATTATGAAATTCGGTCACATGTGCCATGATAGTCTCTTTCCTTGTTAACTCCTTTTTGCATGTCCGACACcagaaaagaaagttatttaaatGTGCCCCTCCGTGAATGCGGCTCATATGTAAACGGATGACCCCTGAATCTTCACACACCTTTCCACAGACCACACACTTATAACACATTGTGTTTGCCGAAAAAACGTGCTTTTCTACTGCATCTTCACTTGGGAATTGTTGACGACATTCACAAAACCAGGTTTTAACAACTGACTTTTCTTTCTGGACACAGAATCTATCTTCACAACTTTTATCTCCTaaattcatcttcttttctgGAATGGTGCTGTGCTCTTGTGAGCCAGATTCTTGAACAGACATAGTTCTTTTAAGAGATGAAAATTTTGATTGATCCAGCAATAGATGCAAGTCAGAAGGAGGTTTGTTCCCTTCATTGCTGTGGCAATAAAGTAAGACTGATTCTTCCATTGAGTTAATGGCTCGGACTTTGTGTCCTGAATTCTTCTTGTGATTTCGGGTACTGCTTTCATCCACAAAGCCTTGGTTGCAATTTGGACAATAACCTCTCAATATGAACTTCTCTGCAATCTGGGCAATGCTTTTCTCAGCTACAGCTACAGGACCAGCATTTCGACAACGAACTctaaattggataaaaaaaaaattaaactcataagtattttctaaatatagtaTCTCTGCTTTTTTATTGTACGAATTATAGAATAATATAAACATAAGCACTAAAACATATTGTTCAATAGAGATGCAGATGACATATTATTATTCTATCATCCCCAAATACCTGAGTACTACCTacgttttgtctgtttttaatccATACACAAGAGTAAAACTGTGatcaaaagattaaagaaaaattcagagacACTTTAGAAAACTAAAAGGAGTATCAAATGCACTGATAGAGGATCTTATCACACAAGCAAATTATGAACCATtctatctatgtatgtatgtatctatctatctatgtatttaacatattttaagagTGGGAAATTATACAAAATGTGGTCTTTAATTATAGTTGAATTAAGTtggaaacaagaaataataataaaagcccctaaatatttggaagttaaatCTCTAAATCTTTAGAAGTTAAATAACAGATTTCTAACAAATctataggtcaaagaagaaatcaaaagggaaaacatgaaatatttttaactgaatgaaaatgaagacaactTACCAAAATCTGAGGGATGCAGGTAAAGCAAtgattagagggaaatttataactttaaatgtttatatagaAAAAGAAGGCCCAAAGTCAATCTAAGCTTCTATGTTAAGAAGCTAGAAGAAGataagcaaattaaacccaaagttgagaaagaaatcaacaaactaaaaaaaatgggcaaacagaGAAGCATCAGTGAAATTAGATGCTCATTGTTTTAAAGATCAACAAAGATTTTTTTGAGATAGATtatagaaaaaaacttaaaatctaaaagaaagctgaattttttaaaaagtgaagtaaacaaaatatattccTGAAGCAAGAATAAGCAAAGGTTTCTCAGACAAGACAGAAAAAGCAGGaccgtaaaagaaaaaaaaaaatcaataaattatgcTTATTGAGATTAAAAGCTTCTGTCCATCAAAAGACAATATGAATATGCGAAGTATAGACTAGGAGAGAATACATTCACAGTACATATATGTGACAAAAGATTTGTACCAACAATATGGTAAGACTACCACACTCACTATTAAAAAGGTTAAACAATCTAATTTTTAgaataggcaaaagacttgaacattTAACAAACAAAGATAAATGAATGGCctataaacacatgaaaaagtacCCAACACCATtgttcatcagggaaatgcagattaaaaccacaatcaGACACTCAAACAaacagctaaaatgaaaagactggCAGCACCAAACCTTGGCAGGATGGAGAGTAACTGGAATTCTCAAACCTTGTCTACTGGTACGAACACTTTGGAAAgtgtttagcagtttcttataaaattaaacatacacctactctttgacccagcaattccactcctagacactcatctaagagaatgaaaatgtacGCCCATAAGAAGACTTGTACAAGATGGATATAGCGGGTTtactcacaatagctaaaaactgCAAATAatcccaatgtccatcaacatgaGAATGAATATATTGTgctatattcatacaatagaatactactcaccAATACAAAGAAACAACATACTAAACAACACAGATGAATTGCACAGCTACTATGACAAACACAAAAGAGagcatactatatgattccatctaCATGAAGTTCTAGAGGAGACAAAGCCAACATAAGGTAGAAACAATATCAGAATAGAGATTGCCTGGGGGTGAGAGGATGGGAAAtgactgggaaggggcacaaTGGAACTTTCTATGGAGAGGTGATATATTATAAGTGTGGATTAACAGATGTATCCATTTGTCAAAATCATAAAACTTAAGATCTATGCACTTCAATGAATTTAAATTGtatctcaaaaaacaaagaactttaACAAGTCAGAACCAGGACGATGAACCTCAGTAATTATTCTGAGTATATACAGCATAATTATACTCTGCTACCTCAGTTTTATTAAGAACATATTTTACTTGAAGGTTTGTAAAAACAACTGTTCTATTTAAACAAACGCAATTGTATCATTTAGTAGATACAaacttttaatgcattttaaagaattaacaggaaaaaagcatctaaatgtaaactacagactttgaaTCATAATTCTAACAAACCAAATGTAAAAAAGCTTTATgagaagggctggccccgtggccaagtggttacagttccacacactccgctttggaggcccaggttcacaggttcagatcccgggtgtggacctgctctgttcaccagccatgctgtgaaggtggcccacatataaagtagacaaagactggcacagatgtgagctcaggcctaattttcctcaagcaaacgaaaagaggaggactggcaacagacgttacctcagggagaatcttcctcaccaaaaaacccaaaaaaaactTCATGAGATACTCAGGGAAATTAGATGACTTGCCTAGgtatttgatatttaaaagctACTAGTTTTCTAAGGTGTGAGAATGGTattgcagttatttttttaaaagagagaagagtctTTATCATTTATAGATACATACTCAagtatttacagataaaatgacATGATTGGCTTCAAAATAGTAACTTGCAGGGAGCGAGAGTATAAATGAAACACGACTGTCATGTGTTGATAGCTAGTGAAGCTGGGTGAAAGGTACATGGGGTTCCGTACACTATTGTCCTACTTTTGTATATTGCTTGATAATTTCCAttgtaaagacaaaaaaaaatccttgattaTTTGATAAATGTGGCCTTTCACTGAAATTTGTCTTTCACATTTATGAGATACTTTCCATTCTGGTTGACTGGAAAGCAAGGTTCTATTTTAACCCTCCCCTCCACTAGATACACACTCATAGAACACACACAGAACTCAGAACTGTTAGCTTGTTCTACACTCACAGCAATATCAATATATCCACTTTTTCCACACCTCTGACTTCTCTCATTATGCTAAATTTGATCTCCAGGCAAACGTACACTgtctttttaaaaggagaaacatGGAATAGAAAGTACTCGAATCCTCCCACTGGTGAAGAGCTTATTGGGCAGGATTCCCTTATAGCCCAGAACTAGACCTGTACAAACCTGAAATGGGCAGTGAGCTCCATGTGGGAACGCAGTGTCTGGTGGCAGGCCACACACTTAACTTGAAATGCAACATCTTTGCACAGAGAGATCAAAAGTTTCTTTGCAAAAGATGGAAATGATATTGGATGTGCTATTCCCTTGTCatctgaaagacaaaagaaactatAACCTGCAAAGATTTGAATAGAGAGTGACCCAaccttcctcccctctgcctttctcaACATTGgtacaagtaaaagaaaatagtCATTTTGCGACAAAAATCGAAGGGAAGTCATTTTCTAGCCTTAAGTGTAAAACATGCTGAACTCAAACTCAAATTAAAATTTGAGTCTTGAATGCAGAGAAACACCCAACTAACTTCCCAGATATCATGGCTAtacaaaaacattatgctgaataCATGTTTTCTTCCCAAGTTTCCCTTCATTCCTCAAAGTAAGGAAATCTTACCCTTAGGTACAGACAAAAAAATGAgaatcttatttgaaaaataaaaattaagataaaaaccTTTCACTTTCATAGTTCTCAAACAAATGTGAGGATATTACCTCAAGAATTATCTGAGAAGTATGGTAAATCAGCAAAGATTAAAGTAGCTAAGTAATTTTCAGCAGAAGAGAGTATTAACATACCACCCATTTTAAACCTCTGATGGAAATGATTCTTTCCAGACATATGCTTCAAACACTCATCCTTGCTGcgaaaaagaaggaagcaattTGGACAGGCAAAACACTGAATAATCTGAGGAAGAAGGTTGTTTTTATGTCCATCATCTGCAGCTTCCTAAAATATAAGGCAAAGCTGTATTATAGACAACTAAAATCAAtattcaatttcttaaaataaactttcaaaatttcctatttaatatttatttggaatattCTGTACTGGTTTTTAACATGAGAACTTTTCTTCCCTAAGTGTGAAGTGtggaatttttatcataaatgaggtcaaatatgtaaaatttttagttcttttccttAGAAACAAACGATGACCATCTTTCTGTGacaataaatacacatatacatttgctttctatataattttccctttttaatataCATCCATAGATAGtatataaatgcataaatgtTTTCAGATCCCATTACTTTTTCTTACGTTTTGCTTTATTCACTCTACCCTGCAATATAACCTATGTTGTATTCTGTAAATTTCTCCATGCTTAATCATCtacaaaaatatatgcaaataaacatACAAAGGGGATTACCATTGTTTTATCAAATATAGTCATCCTTTCAGATTCTTCTGCCCCTTAGTTTTCTTATTCTACAATATCTAATGGAAATCCCTAAAAATCAACTGGTATAGCTCTAATTCATTTTTCTGAATGACTGCAAACTACTCCATGGTGTGGATTTAGTAAGATTTAGTCAACTATTCATTTCcaggtgccttttttttttgccactatAAACAATGATGTCGTAAACATCCTTGAATATATATCCTTATTTATAGGTGCTTTTCTCTCATTATCAGGAGTAGTCCTAGTgggttaaaatgtttattattgcttTTCAAAAAGGCTCTACTAATTTGTGTGTCCCCTAGCACTGAGTGAGCCTGGCGCAATAGCTATTATagatctttttttcatttttccagtctGACAGATGTTGTGATACTGTTCATTTAATTCACGCTTCTTGTCTACTAGTGAGTTTGAACATTTATTCATAGAAAG
This genomic interval carries:
- the ZNF451 gene encoding E3 SUMO-protein ligase ZNF451 isoform X1; this translates as MGEPGAEIIESVPPAGPEASESTTDENEDDIQFVSEGPLRPVLEYIDLVSSDDEEPSTSHSDDNVKHKDYIDHQKDKVALTLARLARHVEVEKQQKEEKNRAFREKVDFQHAHGLQELEFIRGHSDTEAARLCVDQWLKMPGLKTGTINSGTKSSFRRGGQMRVSGKPISCPIMHCNKEFDNGHLLLGHLKRFDHSPCDPTITLHGPFFSSFACVVCYKTFVTQQQYRDHLFAKEAADDGHKNNLLPQIIQCFACPNCFLLFRSKDECLKHMSGKNHFHQRFKMGDDKGIAHPISFPSFAKKLLISLCKDVAFQVKCVACHQTLRSHMELTAHFRVRCRNAGPVAVAEKSIAQIAEKFILRGYCPNCNQGFVDESSTRNHKKNSGHKVRAINSMEESVLLYCHSNEGNKPPSDLHLLLDQSKFSSLKRTMSVQESGSQEHSTIPEKKMNLGDKSCEDRFCVQKEKSVVKTWFCECRQQFPSEDAVEKHVFSANTMCYKCVVCGKVCEDSGVIRLHMSRIHGGAHLNNFLFWCRTCKKELTRKETIMAHVTEFHNGHRYFYETDEVEGETLASSSTMLVSNLTAKNPSSTITITDHSPANRPPRGKWQCRICEDMFDSQECVKQHCMSLASHQFHRYSCAHCKKTFHKVETLYRHCQDEHDNEIKIKYFCGLCDLIFNVEEAFLSHYKEHHSIDYVFVSEKTETSIKTETDFPVVEISNLLTCGCRESYICKVNRKEDYSRCLQIMLDKGTLWFRCSLCSATAQNVADMNTHIHQVHREEKSEEEQQYVIKCGTCTKTFHDPESAQQHFHRKHCFSQKPSVAHFGSEKTSLYKFAASTSRTERKPKQAVSCPKSSDVEKGAENDLSSQNIDEEDVELPDLDYLRTMTHIVFVDFDNWSNFFGHLPGHLNQGTFIWGFQGGNTNWKPPLNCKIYNYLNRIGCFFLHPRCSKRKDAADFAICMHAGRLDEQLPKQIPFTILSGDQGFLELENQFKKTQRPAHILNPHHLEGDMMCALLNSISDTTKECDSDDNLGNKSTSVGEEFRSTEDVELEEAIRRSLEEM
- the ZNF451 gene encoding E3 SUMO-protein ligase ZNF451 isoform X2; this translates as MGEPGAEIIESVPPAGPEASESTTDENEDDIQFVSEGPLRPVLEYIDLVSSDDEEPSTSHSDDNVKHKDYIDHQKDKVALTLARLARHVEVEKQQKEEKNRAFREKVDFQHAHGLQELEFIRGHSDTEAARLCVDQWLKMPGLKTGTINSGTKSSFRRGGQMRVSGKPISCPIMHCNKEFDNGHLLLGHLKRFDHSPCDPTITLHGPFFSSFACVVCYKTFVTQQQYRDHLFAKEAADDGHKNNLLPQIIQCFACPNCFLLFRSKDECLKHMSGKNHFHQRFKMGDDKGIAHPISFPSFAKKLLISLCKDVAFQVKCVACHQTLRSHMELTAHFRVRCRNAGPVAVAEKSIAQIAEKFILRGYCPNCNQGFVDESSTRNHKKNSGHKVRAINSMEESVLLYCHSNEGNKPPSDLHLLLDQSKFSSLKRTMSVQESGSQEHSTIPEKKMNLGDKSCEDRFCVQKEKSVVKTWFCECRQQFPSEDAVEKHVFSANTMCYKCVVCGKVCEDSGVIRLHMSRIHGGAHLNNFLFWCRTCKKELTRKETIMAHVTEFHNGHRYFYETDEVEGETLASSSTMLVSNLTAKNPSSTITITDHSPANRPPRGKWQCRICEDMFDSQECVKQHCMSLASHQFHRYSCAHCKKTFHKVETLYRHCQDEHDNEIKIKYFCGLCDLIFNVEEAFLSHYKEHHSIDYVFVSEKTETSIKTETDFPVVEISNLLTCGCRESYICKVNRKEDYSRCLQIMLDKGTLWFRCSLCSATAQNVADMNTHIHQVHREEKSEEEQQYVIKCGTCTKTFHDPESAQQHFHRKHCFSQKPSVAHFGSEKTSLYKFAASTSRTERKPKQAVSCPKSSDVEKGAENDLSSQNIDEEDVELPDLDYLRTMTHIVFVDFDNWSNFFGHLPGHLNQGTFIWGFQGGNTNWKPPLNCKIYNYLNRIGCFFLHPRCSKRKDAADFAICMHAGRLDEQLPKQIPFTILSGDQGFLELENQFKKTQRPAHILNPHHLEGDMMCALLNSISDTTKDVELEEAIRRSLEEM